The Sneathia sanguinegens genome segment AGCATGTTCAGGTGCTGGAATAGTAAAAATAGAAATGAATTTCTTACCTGATGTTTATATAGATTGTGAGCTTTGTAAAGGAAAAAGATATAATCATGAAACTTTAGAAGTATTATATAAAGATAAAAATATAGCAGATGTACTTGAAATGACAGTGGATGAAGCTTTTGTGTTTTTTGAAAAAATACCTTCATTAAAAAGAAAATTACAAACATTAATTGATGTTGGTATGGGATATATTTCTTTAGGTCAAAGTGCCACAACCTTGTCTGGTGGTGAAGCACAAAGAATAAAATTGTCTAGTGAATTATCAAAAATAAGTAAGGGCGATACAATATATATTTTAGATGAACCAACTACAGGTTTACATTTTGAAGATATAAAAAAATTATTGAGTGTTCTTAATAAATTAGTAGATAAGGGAAATACTATTATAGTAATAGAACACAACTTAGATGTTATAAAATCAGCAGACTATATTATCGATATAGGACCACAAGGTGGTATAAATGGAGGGTGCATAATAGCCAAAGGGACACCAGAACAAGTGTCAAAAGTAAAAAAATCGTATACAGGTTATTTCTTAAAAAAATGTTTAGGAGAAAATAAATGAAAAATTTTGATATAAAAAGATTGACACCGATAATCTATGTACTCTCGGTGTTGATATTATTACTAATAATTTTTAAAGTTTTTATATTTTTATTACCTTTTGTAATTGCTACAGTAATTGTAAAAATAATAAATCCAATTATAAAAAAAATAGTTCATAAAAATAGGATGTTATCTTCTATTATTTTAGGAATTTTTTATCTTATTATATTATTAGTAGTCTTTTTGATAATGTTTAAAATATCTTTAGAAATTTATAATTTATTTATGAATATTATAACGAATAAAGAATATATTTTAGCATATGTACTTAAAAATATTAAACAATATGAGAAATATATTGAAAAATTGCCAGAATATTCTAGTAATTTTTTAAATCCACTAGTAGAAAAAATTATGACATATATAAATAATTCAGCTATTGGTATATTAAATTCCAGTTTAAATTTATTAAAAAGTCTGCCAAGTTTAATAGTATTTATTGTGGTTACAATTTTATCGTCATTTATAATTTTAAATGATAAAAAGAATATAATTAATTTTATTGTTCACCAATTTCCTGAATCATGGTTAAAAGTTGGAGTAAAAATAAAAGAAGATGTTTTAAAATTATTTTTTAATTATGTTAAGGCACAATGTATTTTAATTAGTTTATGCTTTGTAGAATCTTTTATAGGTTTGAGTATAATTTCTATATATTCAAAAAATTTACATTATGTTTTATTATTTTCAGTAGTAATAGCCTTTGTTGATGCATTACCAATACTTGGAGCAGGGTCAGCAATAATGCCTATGGTTTTGGTAGAAATATTTATATTTGAAGATTATATTTTAGCATTAAGCCTTTTTATACTATATATTATTATATTTTTGATAAGACAGTATACAGAACCCAAATTAATTAGTAAAGGTTCAGGTATGCATCCACTTTTAACATTGATAGCGATGTATGCAGGATTTAAAATTTTTGGGATTTTAGGTTTTTTATATGGTCCGATAATTGCAGCAATAATTCATATTGTTTTTGCGGATGAAATAAAATATGGTTTTTTCAAATATTTAATAAAAAGTAAGGGGAAAAAAGATGAATAAAATTTTAAATATAGTAAAATTATTTATGTTCTGTTGCATAGTATTTTTTATGGGATTTACATATTCATTTTTTATAAAAAAACAAAATGTTATAAATAAAGAACTAATAATAACTAAGGGTGCAAAACCACAAGAAATTTATAAAAAGTTAGGAATATATTATTCTATTTTTGATAGAGTATATTTTAAATTAACAACAAATGATAGAAAAATAAAGGATGGATATTTCTTATTTGATCAAAATATTAGTAAATATGAAATAATGTCAATAATAAGTAATGCTAAAAATACTGAAGTTGTACTAACTATTCCAGAAGGTTTTACAAGTGAAGAAGTGTTAAATAGAATTGAAAAATTAGGTTTAGCTAAAAAAAGTGAAATGCTAAATGCAATGAAAAACTATAGTTTTTATTATAAATCATCAGATAATTTTGAAGGATATTTGTTACCACAAACTTACTATATTACAAAAGGAGCTACACCTAAAGAAATTTTAGATAAAATTTTAGGTTTATTCTTAAAAAAATATCCAAGTTCTAAATACAAAAAAGATGAAATGAATAAATATATTATTTTAGCTTCAATAATTGAAAAAGAAGCTAAACAAGATGAAGATAGAGCAAAGATTGCTGCCGTATTTTTAAATAGGATAAATAAGGATATGCCTTTGCAATCTGATGCAACATTAAAATATGACTTAAAAAGAGATGTATTAAAAGAAGATTTAAAAACAAATAAATCACCATATAATACATATATTCATAAAGGACTTACACCAACACCAATTTGTAATCCAGGTGAGAAAAGTATTGAAGCTAGTATGAAACCAGAAAAGAATTTCGATAAATTGTATTTTTTCATGTATAAGGATAAAACATATTATTCAAGTACTCATGAAGAACATTTAGAAAAAAGAAAAGAAAGTGGGCATATTAAATAATGAAGAATATAGTTTTAACATTATTATTTACAACACTAATAAGTTGCAGTGCAATAGGAAATACAAATCAAATAAATAATTTTGAAATAAGTAATGGTGAAGAACCAAAAATAAGAGTTAAAATATCAAATATTAATAATCAATATAGAGGTGACTTATATAATATTAATGGACTTAATATAAATGAAGTAATGCTAGAAGAGTATCTATATTCAGTAGTTGCAAGTGAAATGCCAAGAAGTTTTGGAATAGAAGCTTTGAAGGCACAAGCTATTGCTGCAAGAACTTATGCTATATATAGTATGGGTATAAAAGGAGAAAAAATGTTTGATGTTTATGATACAGAAAGATCACAAGCATATAAAGGAATAATGGTTGAAAATGCAAAAGCAAAAGAAGCAGTAGATTCTACTAGAGGACTTATACTAACTTATGAAGGTAAGCCTATAGAAGCATTGTATACTTCAAGTTGCGGAGGTAAAACTTTATCAGCAAAGCAATATTTTGGTAAAGAAGTTCCATATTTACAAAGTGTAGAAGATTTTAGTAGTGATAAGAATTGGAAAAATAGTATAAAATTTGAAGATTTAAAAAGTAAATTAGGAATTACAAGTGAAACTATAGTTGGACTTGATGACTTTATATATTTTGATAATGATATTTTAACTAAAAAACAATTAAAAATTAAATTAGGTTTGCCAAGTCCCATTTATGATATAGAGTTAAAAGATGGAATAATCTATTTCAAAGGAATGGGTTATGGTCATTGTGTAGGTATGTCACAATATGGTTCAAATTATCTTGCAAAAAATGGTTATACATATGATGAAATTTTAAAACATTATTATAAAGGTGTAAAAATTAAGAAGGTATATTGATGAGTAAAATTTTGATTGCATTTTCAGGTGGACCTGATTCAGTATTTTTATATTATTTTTTAAAAAAAAGAGGACATGAATTAGCCCTTTGTTATGTTAATCATAATGTTAGATTAGATGTAGAAAATGATATAAAATTTATTAATGAATTTTCTAAAAAAGAAGGAGTTCCTTTATATATTAAAGAAATAAAATTGGAAAAATTTAATGAAGATATAGCAAGAAAAAAAAGATATGAAGAATTGGAAGAATGCTTAAAAGATATAAATTATGACTATATAGCAACAGGACATAATAAAAATGATAATG includes the following:
- a CDS encoding SpoIID/LytB domain-containing protein, whose product is MKNIVLTLLFTTLISCSAIGNTNQINNFEISNGEEPKIRVKISNINNQYRGDLYNINGLNINEVMLEEYLYSVVASEMPRSFGIEALKAQAIAARTYAIYSMGIKGEKMFDVYDTERSQAYKGIMVENAKAKEAVDSTRGLILTYEGKPIEALYTSSCGGKTLSAKQYFGKEVPYLQSVEDFSSDKNWKNSIKFEDLKSKLGITSETIVGLDDFIYFDNDILTKKQLKIKLGLPSPIYDIELKDGIIYFKGMGYGHCVGMSQYGSNYLAKNGYTYDEILKHYYKGVKIKKVY
- the mltG gene encoding endolytic transglycosylase MltG, with translation MNKILNIVKLFMFCCIVFFMGFTYSFFIKKQNVINKELIITKGAKPQEIYKKLGIYYSIFDRVYFKLTTNDRKIKDGYFLFDQNISKYEIMSIISNAKNTEVVLTIPEGFTSEEVLNRIEKLGLAKKSEMLNAMKNYSFYYKSSDNFEGYLLPQTYYITKGATPKEILDKILGLFLKKYPSSKYKKDEMNKYIILASIIEKEAKQDEDRAKIAAVFLNRINKDMPLQSDATLKYDLKRDVLKEDLKTNKSPYNTYIHKGLTPTPICNPGEKSIEASMKPEKNFDKLYFFMYKDKTYYSSTHEEHLEKRKESGHIK
- a CDS encoding AI-2E family transporter encodes the protein MKNFDIKRLTPIIYVLSVLILLLIIFKVFIFLLPFVIATVIVKIINPIIKKIVHKNRMLSSIILGIFYLIILLVVFLIMFKISLEIYNLFMNIITNKEYILAYVLKNIKQYEKYIEKLPEYSSNFLNPLVEKIMTYINNSAIGILNSSLNLLKSLPSLIVFIVVTILSSFIILNDKKNIINFIVHQFPESWLKVGVKIKEDVLKLFFNYVKAQCILISLCFVESFIGLSIISIYSKNLHYVLLFSVVIAFVDALPILGAGSAIMPMVLVEIFIFEDYILALSLFILYIIIFLIRQYTEPKLISKGSGMHPLLTLIAMYAGFKIFGILGFLYGPIIAAIIHIVFADEIKYGFFKYLIKSKGKKDE